In Gossypium arboreum isolate Shixiya-1 chromosome 5, ASM2569848v2, whole genome shotgun sequence, a single genomic region encodes these proteins:
- the LOC108457402 gene encoding isochorismate synthase 2, chloroplastic-like, translating into MFGNEARRVVAWMNGCEGDPKLPVGSIETRTLTVVPSPSKAMERLNVAIRELKCSPPPLTSGILRLQVPIEEQIEAIEWLHAQHDNLPRCFFSGRRSRANRNGFNLLMDIGNENGDTSFTNNLVGVAGVGSAVFFQQLHPFSYHDWRSIKRFLSPKCPLIRAYGAIRFDATANISPEWKAFGSFCFMVPQVEFDELEGSSMLATTIAWDNALSWTWDEAIRSLETTMQQIASVVVKLKKEASGESILSKTHVPNKTHWDLAVKKALQAINTSTSELVKVVLARSSRILTATNIDPIAWLACLQVEGEDAYQFCLQPPNGPAFVGNTPELLFHRKWLSISSEALAATRARGESRALDLQIEHDLLSSPKDHLEFTVVRENIQNKLESVCDRVVVEPKKTVRKLPRIQHLYAQLTGNLRKEDDEFEILSSLHPTPAVCGLPKEAARLFISETEMFDRGMYAGPVGWFGGGESEFAVGIRSALVEKDSGALIYAGAGIVEGSNPSSEWDELELKTSQCTKLLQLEVPRHSNVENLEIIY; encoded by the exons ATGTTTGGAAATGAAGCTAGGAGAGTAGTAGCATGGATGAATGGGTGCGAAGGAGACCCCAAACTCCCTGTAGGCAGCATAGAGACACGCACATTAACTGTCGTTCCATCTCCATCAAAGGCGATGGAGAGGTTGAATGTAGCCATTAGAGAGTTGAAATGCAGCCCTCCTCCTCTTACCTCTGGCATTCTTCGACTTCAG GTACCGATCGAGGAGCAAATCGAAGCAATCGAGTGGCTTCATGCTCAACATGATAATCTTCCACGTTGTTTCTTCTCTGGTAGAAGAAGCAGAGCCAATAGAAATGGTTTCAATCTCTTGATGGACATAGGTAATGAAAATGGCGACACCTCTTTTACCAATAATCTTGTTGGTGTCGCCGGTGTCGGCTCAGCGGTATTCTTTCAACAACTTCATCCTTTCTCATATCACGATTGGAGGTCCATTAAGAG GTTTCTGTCTCCAAAGTGCCCTTTGATTCGTGCATATGGAGCAATTCGTTTCGATGCGACGGCTAATATATCACCTGAATGGAAGGCGTTCGGTTCATTTTGCTTTATGGTCCCTCAG GTTGAGTTTGATGAGCTTGAAGGAAGTTCAATGCTTGCCACAACGATTGCATGGGACAATGCCCTTTCATGGACTTGGGATGAAGCCATTCGTTCACTTGAAACCACAATGCAACAG ATTGCTTCAGTTGTTGTAAAGTTGAAGAAAGAAGCTTCTGGAGAATCCATCCTCAGTAAAACTCATGTTCCCAATAAGACACATTGGGATCTTGCTGTAAAGAAAGCTTTGCAGGCAATAAACACAAGCACCTCAGAGCTCGTTAAG GTTGTGCTTGCCCGTAGCAGCAGGATTTTAACTGCTACAAATATCGATCCTATAGCTTGGTTGGCTTGTCTGCAg GTTGAAGGAGAAGATGCATACCAGTTTTGTCTTCAGCCACCTAATGGACCCGCATTTGTGGGAAATACA CCAGAGCTACTATTTCACAGAAAATGGCTAAGCATTAGTAGTGAGGCACTGGCTGCAACCCGTGCTAGAGGTGAATCCAGAGCGCTTGATCTTCAAATAGAGCATGATCTACTTTCCAG TCCCAAGGACCACCTGGAATTTACTGTAGTACGAGAAAACATACAAAACAAATTAGAG TCTGTATGTGATAGAGTTGTTGTTGAGCCGAAGAAAACAGTACGAAAACTTCCAAGAATTCAACATTTATATGCCCAGTTGACTGGTAACCTGAGAAAGGAAGATGATGag TTTGAGATCTTGTCTTCTCTCCACCCAACTCCAGCGGTTTGTGGACTTCCAAAAGAAGCTGCACGCCTCTTCATTTCAGAAACTG AAATGTTTGACCGAGGGATGTATGCTGGACCAGTTGGTTGGTTTGGAGGAGGAGAAAGTGAGTTTGCAGTTGGTATAAGGTCAGCATTAGTGGAAAAG GATTCTGGAGCATTGATATATGCCGGAGCTGGGATAGTAGAAGGCAGCAATCCCTCGTCAGAATGGGATGAACTAGAACTCAAGACATCTCAG TGCACCAAGTTGCTTCAACTGGAGGTTCCCCGGCATTCAAACGTTGAGAATTTGGAAATCATTTATTAA